The Halomonas sp. THAF5a genome segment CGATCGACTACAGGGCGCAGCCCGTGGCCGACTATGTTGCCGGACACACCGGCGGCGCCGGCTTCGACATCGTCTTCGACTCGGTGGGCGGCGCCAACCTGGCCAACTCCTTCGAGGCCGCGGCGCTGAACGGCCAGGTCGCCACGACCGTGTCGATGCTCGAACTGGATCTCAACACCGCGCACTTCAAGGGACTCTCGCTGCACGTGGTGTTCATGCTGATCCCCATGCTGCACGACCACCAGCGCGAGACCCACGGCCGCATCCTCGGCGAGCTCGCCGCGATCGTCGACGCCGGTGGCCTCAAGCCGCTGCTGGATTCGCCGCTCTACCCGCTGGCTCGGGTCGGCGAGGCCCATGCCCGCCTCGCCAGCGGCCAGGCGACCGGCAAGGTCGTGGTGGAGATCTGAGTCGCCACCTGTCGAGGAGAGACATCGATGACCTATTACTCCGTCTTGGACGTCACGCCCACCCGCGAAGAGTGGATGGCGACCTACATCGAGCCGGTCAACCGACTGGTGGCCAAGCACGGGGGCCAGTACCTCGCCCGGACCGCCAGCCATGAACGCCTCGAGGGGCAAGGCGAGAACGCCGCCCTGCGCGTCATCATCGAGTGGCCCTCGAGGAACGCCGCCGAGGCCTTCATGAGCGACCCGGACTATGCGCCCCACCTCGAGGCCCGAACCGCCGGCTCGATCAGCCACCATTACCTCATCGAAGGCAAGGACGACCAGGCCTGAGCCCCCCGGCACGTCCTGCGGATCGCGGGACGTGCCGTCGAGGCAACATCGCCCCACCCCGACCGACCATAAGGGAAGTTGACCATGCTCACGCCCATCGATGACGCCGGATTTCCCTCCATCAATCGCGGCTACCAACGGGTATTCCGCCCGAATCGCTTGAGCCTCGGGCTGGTGGTGCCCTTGGAGCGCTACCCCACCGGTCCCGTGCCGACCATGCACGACCAGGCGACGCGGATCCAGCTGGCCGAGACGCTCGGCTTCGGTGCCGTCTGGCTGCGCGATGTGCCGTTCAACGTGCCCTCCTTCGGCGACGCCGGTCAGGTGCACGATCCCTTCGTCTATCTGGGCCTGTTGGCCGGACAGACCACGCGCATCGCCTTGGGCGTGGCCAGTATCGTGCTGCCCCTGCGCCACCCCGCGCATGTGGCCA includes the following:
- a CDS encoding DUF1330 domain-containing protein; this encodes MTYYSVLDVTPTREEWMATYIEPVNRLVAKHGGQYLARTASHERLEGQGENAALRVIIEWPSRNAAEAFMSDPDYAPHLEARTAGSISHHYLIEGKDDQA